In Ornithinibacter aureus, the genomic stretch CCGAGACTCTCCACCGCCATCAATGCCAGGACTGCGTTCATCGACCAGGCCTCAGTGAGTGACATGGCACGAGGGCAGGGTCTTCATTGAAACTTCATGGAATGTTGACGCCTCGCGACTGCTGGCACGGCGACAGTCTGAGGATGATCTCTCCGGCGGCTGCGCCACTGGGACCTGCGTCCCGAGCACGTGTCCTCAGGGCCAGATCGTGCCGCCTTCAGAGCGTTGCAGTGCCGAGCGTGTCAAGCGAAGTCCTCGCATTGCCGCGTCGGTCCCTGCGCGAGGTATGCCACCGGGCTCGCCGGTCACGTGATCTGGGCGCAGATGGCACGCCGGAGTCGGCGCTGGGTGGCGTGACCACGGACTATTCGGGTGCCGCTGGCCCACTGAGTCATCATGGCTATGCAGACGGGGGCGGGGTGGAGGCACGTCGTGTGTCGTCGCCCCTGCACCATCCCGAGCCCGTGGCGCAGGCATGACCGCGCGCGCCGCCGCGCGATGTGCCGGGTGCCTCGCCGCGATCGTGGTCCTTGACTCCGAAGCGCGCAGCTGGAACCCCGGCTCTGTTGCTGCTCGGTTCAAGGCCTGGGATCAACGGGGAGACGTCTTCGGCGACCGAGCCGTTGAGTCCACCCCCGAGGCAGACCGCACGGGGCCTGTCGAGATGAGGGGTGAGCTGCTCGACGGCACACTGTCAGCCAGGCCAGCCGCCCGCGACGACATGTTCGTGCTCAACGTGTGGGTTTCGTGGCGGGCGCCCTGCGTCGGCGATGACGCTGGCCTGCATTGGGTTGGGAGGGACTGCAAGCAGCGGACTGCCGGGTGCAGTTCGTGCGCGCCGACGTCCGCCAGGAGCCTGCTCGCGGAGGAGCGTTCATGATGAATGCTGGTTCCACCTACTCCAGCCTCAGGGACAAGCCACCTGCGCTCATCCGTGAGCTGCAAGACAAGGCGCCGACCGTCCGCACAACCCTCCAACTCGACACGGAGTGCCGGGGTGCCACTGACGTCAACGGGCCGGGCTGCGCGACCACCCTGCACGGCCCCACCGCCTCGTGATCGTCGCCGCGGCTACCCCAGCCTTCGTGCTCGCGGCGGGCGACGCCATCACGTCCGGTGCGTTGCCGGTCGCGGTCGCGGTCGCGGCTCTCGCGGGGTTCGTGTCCTTTGCGAGCCCGTGCGTGCTCCCTCTCGTTCCGGGCTTTCTCGGCTACGTCACGGGACTCACCTCTGAGCGCCTGGCTGACCGGTCGCGGGGGCGGATGGTGCTCGGCGCCCTGCTGTTCGTTCTGGGATTCACGGGGGTCTTCGTTCTCGGGTCCATCTTCGTGACCACCGCCGGACGGGCTCTTATCGAGCACCGCACTGTCCTGATGCGCGTGGGTGGGGTCATCGTCGTCGTCATGGGCCTGATGTTCCTGGGCTTGGGCGGCCAGCGAGAGGCGAAGATCGCCTGGCGCCCCCGTGCCGGGCTGGCCGGGGCCC encodes the following:
- a CDS encoding cytochrome c biogenesis CcdA family protein codes for the protein MLAAGDAITSGALPVAVAVAALAGFVSFASPCVLPLVPGFLGYVTGLTSERLADRSRGRMVLGALLFVLGFTGVFVLGSIFVTTAGRALIEHRTVLMRVGGVIVVVMGLMFLGLGGQREAKIAWRPRAGLAGAPVLGAVFALGWAPCTGPTLAAVLVMSSATSDPQVGRSVTLAAAYGIGLGLPFILIAAGLDRAGRASGWLRHHQRSIQVVGGVMLVLVGVLLLTGVWEDINRWLQIELVNNFQVWL